In the genome of Arachis stenosperma cultivar V10309 chromosome 2, arast.V10309.gnm1.PFL2, whole genome shotgun sequence, the window tcagtatagaCTACAATCTTAGATCCAATCAAGTAtggtctaaacttatcaaatgcataaacCATAGACAATAATTCCTTCTTtgttgtggtgtaatttttctaagcttcattcaatactttgcttgcataataaatgacatggtGTAAATTGCCCTTCCTTTGtcccaacacagcaccaattgcaaggtcACTTGCAttacacatgagttcaaaaggtaatcCCCAAtctgggggtgtgatgattggtgctgttgtgagtttggtttttaaagtttcaaaggcatgcttacagttttcatcaaaaacaaaaaggttgtaaccaccagcaaattgctCAATGGTTtagctattttagaaaaatccttgatgAATCTTCTATAGAATTCAGCATGTCCTAGGAAACTTCTAACAGCTTTCACATTAGCAGGCAAAGGAAGTTTCTCTAtgatttctacttttgccttgtcaacttctatcccttttcttgaaactttgTGACCAAAAACAATTTCTTCGGGTACCataaaatggcatttttcccaatttaaaactaaattagtTTTTTTGCAACGTTTCAAGACTAAGGTTAGATGATGCAAGCAAGCATTGAAAGTGTCacaaaaaacagagaaatcgtCCATGAAGACCTCTAAGAATTTTTCAACCGTATCTGAGAAGatggagagcatacacctttgaaaggtGGCTGGAGCATTgcatagcccaaatggcatccttctgtaggcgaAAACTCCAAATAGACATGTGAaggaggtcttttcttggtccgtGGGGtctaccactatctgattatacccagaatatccatccaggaagcagtagtaggCATGGCcggccaacctttcaagcatttggtcAATGAAGGGGAGGGGGAAGTGGTCTTTTTTGTGGTATCATTCAACCTTCTATAATCAGTACACATCCTCCATCCTGTCACTGTTCTTATGGGAATGAGCTCATTCTTCTTATTAGTAATGATAGTCATCCCACCTTTCTTTGGCACCCTTGAACTGGGCTCACCCATGAGCTATCAAAAATAGGGTAGATAATCCCAGTATTCCAGAGCTTCATCACTTCCTTTTGGATAACCTCTTTCATTGTGGGGTTTAGTCTTCTCTGAGGTTGCACCACAGATTTAGAATCTTCCTCTAAAAGTATCTTATGCATGCCCATTGTGAGTTCTCAATACAGCAAGGAgccttttttcttcttcttcactcaaGGTGGAGTTGATGATCACAGGGAAGTTGTCTGTTGTACCtaggaatgcatatttaaggTGTGGAGGCAAAGGTTTTAATTCTTGACTTGGCTTCTCCTCTGTCTTTCTTTCAAAAGAGACTTCAGTCACTTGTTCCTTTAAGGCATCTTGAGCTATTTCTATCTCTTCTCCTTGTTCCTCTTGACTGATTGCGTCAAATGCTTCCTCCACCAGACCCTCTATCATATCTACTCTCATGTAGTTCTCTTACTCAGGAGAATAttgaattgatttgaaaacattgatgatcatttgctcattgtgcaCCCTGAaaaacttctctcccttttctacATCAATAATGGCCCTTGTTGCGGCAAGGAAGGATCTTCCCAGGATAATTGAAttatttccttcttcttctgtgTCTAATATCACAAAGTCGGCAGGGAAGATGAACTCTCCAACCTTTACTAATAAGTTTTCCATAACTCCATTGGGAATCTTGATTGATCTATCTGCCATTACAAGtgacatcctggtgggtttAATTTCCTCTATGGCAAGCTTTTTCATCATTGAGAGGGATATCAAATTGATGCTGGCACCCAAATCACAGAGAGATTTCTCCAATGTCATTTTGCCTATGGTGCATGATATGacaaaactccctgggtctttAAACTTTGGTGGAATACCCCTTTGAATCACTGCACTGTATTCTTGAGTGAGCATTACTATTTCTTTTTCATCCCAGCGTCTCTTTTTGTTGATAAGCTCCTTTAGGAACTTTGCATATAAGGCcatttgctctaatgcctcTACAAGTGGAATGTTGATTTCAAGCTTTTTAAAGACTTCTAGGAATTTGGAGAACTGTTAGTCTTTTAGCTCCTTGTTGAACCTTTGAGGATATGGAAGGGAAGGAGTGCAAGGCTTCACCATCTTCCTCTGTTCTGGTGATTGTTCCTCTATGATTTGCTTTCCCTTCTTTGAAGCTTTGAgctcttcctctttcttcttgAGCTTTTCTTGATCCTTCTTCTCAAGTGTTACTTCTTTCTTGCTACTGACCTCATCATTCTTAGCTGGCTTCTTGTTGGTTTCCTTGTCATTTGCCAATGttcttccactccttaattggaTTGCTTTGCATTCTTCTTTAGGATTAGGAATGGTATCACTTGGAAGTGCATTGGGTGTTCTTTCAGCTACTGCTTGCTTGGACAATTGACCAATTTGCCTCTCTAGATTCCTTAGTGAAGCTTCATGGTTCTTGTTAGCTAGCTCTTGATGTTTCATTATCTTTTCCATCATCATCTCCAAGTTGGAGATTCTTTGGGAGTCCTGAGGTGGTTGTGGTTGATTATGGGATGTTGAAGGTGGATGAAAGTTATTTTGGTTAGTAGATGGGTTATTGGGTGGATAGTAGTTAGGTTGAGGTTgattgttttgtggttttctgtattggttttggttagtgttttgATGGTTTTTATGGTTTGTGTTTCTAGAATTATTTTGGTTTGAGTTCCTTTGCCAAgattgttggttttggttgtctCTCCACCTCAAATTGGGTGGCTCCTCCAGGATGAGTTATAAATGTCTCCATGAAATTCATTTTGACCAACTCCTTGATTGTGCATATAATTGACTTGCTCTTGCTGCTGATATTCTTGGCTTTCTTCATTCTTTCCCCATCCAGCTGATGGTTGATTTGTAATGTTCACTGCTgcaacttgaagatcatcaaTCCTCTTGGCCATCATTTCCATTTACTGATGGATTTGTTGATGCATcaccttgttttgagccaaaatAGTGTCCACACCTTCAAGCTCTAATACACCCTTCCTTTGAGctggttggcgttgcctttgaTGAGCATAGAAGTATTGGTTGTTTACCACAGTGTctatgaggttttgagcttcctctgctGTCTTCATTAGTTGCACTGATCCTCCAGCAGAGTAATCCAAAGCTTCTTGAGCTTTGAGAGTCAATccttcataaaaattctaaagtctgtcccattcattgaacatctCAGGTGGATACTTCCTAATCAAGgctttgtatctctcccaagtcTCATAAAGTGATTCTCCTTCCATTTGGGTAAAGGTTTacacctctgtcttcaaccttatgatcctttgaggtgggtagaacttggCTAGGAATTTGCTCACTAGATCCTCCTAattgttgatgctttctttgggAAATACTTCTAGCCATTGAGTAGCCTTATCTCTCAAGGAAAATGAAAATAGCAGCAACTTATAGATGTCTGGGTGTACACCATTTGTTTTAACTGTGTCACATATCCTTAAGAAGATGGctagatgttggtttggatcttccaAGGGACCTCCTCCATAAGAGCAGTTGTTTTGCATcaaagtgatgagttgaggctttaattcaaagttgttaGCATGCACATTTGGAGTGAGTATgttactcccacaatgtcttgcaTTAGGGAAGGTGTAGGAGGCTAGAACTCTCCTTTGAGGTGGGTTATTGTTGGCCACTCCCTCTGGTGGGTTAGGGGGGTTCTCTTCCATCTCTTGATTCTCTTCCTCTGAGTCTACTTCTCCAACAACTCCCTTTCCTCTTGATTCTCTTCTCAACCTCTAAAGTGTTCTCTCTGGCTCAGAATCAAAGAATGTGGACTCACCACTTCTTCCTCCTGGCATAAAACACACACAGAACCAAAAACCAGAAACAATTCCCCGACAAAGaaaaaaagtgcttaatctagattatcaccctacttaatcattgtgaatctaaatcaatccccaacaatggcgccaaaaacttgatgaagGAAAAGTGATTCCACACAAACTGactggcaagtgtaccgggtcgcatcaagtagtaattactcacaagagtgaggtcgatcccacagggattgatggattgagAATTTTAGTTAGatgatgaatttagttaagcaaatatttgatgatttgagtgaattttgattaacagaagctaaattgcaagTAATTGAAAGGGAGAGGGGAAATTGACAAAatattaaagtgcagaaagggTGAATTacatgaaacttagagtgcaATAAAGTAAAtgaactgaaacttaaactacaagtaaagtaaatgactgaaacttaaagtgcaagaaacttaaattacTGAATCTAAATTGATGGAAATCTTAAATTGCTTGAAGATTAAAGGAATTGGGTATTGGGATTCAAAATAAAACTGGAATTGTAAAGTGTAAAGAAGTAGAAGATGAAGTAGACTTGCAGAAGAactaaaatagaatttaaaaattgcAGAAGACGTAAAATCAAAGAGAAACAATCGAGATCCGATCTTTAATTCTTAAAttcacaaaaacaaaaaagaaatggAACTCCAAGATGAAGAACTTCAGAGAATTCTTCAATCAGAGTTCAAAAACCCAGAATCAGAAAGTAGAAGTTGCAGAagagagaaaatgaaaatagaaaacaagCTCAGATCCGATCTCAATTCTAGAATtctaaaaaggaaaattaaaaagagaaaaataaaaatgatctaaaaaggaaaattaaaaagagaaaaataaaaatgagctAAAAGTTCATCTCAAATCAAACTAAATCCTATTTATACGCTTTCTATTTTGATCTTCAAAACTTGGAATGGGCTTTTCAAATTTGCTAAGAAATGGATCCAAGATGGCACTTGATTGAAATTTGCTTAGGAGTGGCTTGGTTCAAGCTCTAGTGGAGCGTTTAGTTCATTTTAGTGAATGCTACGTTCACTACTCCAAGCATGTGCTTCCCTCGTGCCAATTTTCCTTCATTAGTGTGTGCTTCTTCGAGAACGTTCACAAAAGCGAACGCTACGTTACTTCAACTGAACGTTCATCCTTGGTGCTTCAATTGTTGCGCACCATTCCTTGCCTAGAGTCTTGAAAAAGTTCACTGTAGTGAACTTGGCGTTCACTTTAGTGAACGTGGCTTCTTCTTTGCCTTGGCCCTTCTCACTAGCGTTCACTCTTTGAACGCTGAGTTAGCTTAGTGAGCGCTCCCTTGGTTGAGCGCTCCATCCTTTGTTGCACTCCCTTGGTCGAGCGCTTTGATGCGCGATAAAGTTCACAAAAGTGAATGCTAAGTTCAAACTTTTGAGCGCTGGGTCTTGTGCCTTTGATGCGCGCCCTTGTTTCCTTGGCCAAAAGCACGAAAACGTTCACATTTGTGAACGTGGCGTTCACTTGTTTAAATGCTGCTCTTGTTGGGCGTCTTGGTTGAGCGCTCCCTTGGTTGTGCGCTCCCTTCTAGTGCTCCCTTGGTTGAGCACTCCCTTGTGTTGCTTTAGTGATCGCCACGCTTTGTAATGAAACACTTTCCTggttctttcctttcttcatcgtttcttcacctacaagcaACCAAATAACTAATCAAAGtctcaccaaaatcactagATCTTTGCATcatttataaaatcaattaattctagCATAAAACCTATGATTTTGTGTAAAATAAATGATGTTTAGTTAATTCAAATGATCATGAGAATCCACTCCAATTACTTACTTAttatgcaagaaagtgcataaaacctaatgaaactaatgaaaaatgcttgtaaaactagcataagatgacttgtcatcagtctTTTGCCCTGCATTGTGGGTAGACTCAGCTAGATTGGTGATCAGTTGCCACACTTCTGTCGCTGTGTTGTACTTCGTCAGAGAGACATTACTCGTATCATCTAATAAAGTCTTCTGTTGAGGCTTCATTCCTTGGCAGAAATAGCTAATCAACACCAACTGGTCAATCTTGTGGTGAGGACATGAGTCTAGGAGATTCTTGAAGCGTTCTCAATACTCATAGAGGGTCTCTGATTTACCTTGAATGACACAAGAAatctccttcctcaatctaTCTGTAACTTCTGCTGGAAAGAACTTGTCCAGGAACTCCCTTCTTAGCAAGTCCCAATTAGTAACAACAGCTTCCGGTTGAGTGTAGAACCACTCATTGGCCTTTTTCTCCAGAGAAAATGGGAAGGCATATAGCCAAACGACAGTCTTATCAGCTCTGTACCACCTAGTAGTTGAATAGGCTGTCTGAAAATCCTtaaggtgcttgataggctcttgagaaGGTAAGCCATAGAACTTAGGCAGTAGATTGATCATATCAGTCTTTAGTTCGAAGTCAGCAGTCAAGTTCGGATGACGTGCTTGATATGGTTGCAGTGTAAAATCCGGAGCTCCCGCTTCCTTCAGTGTGATTCTCCTAGGCTCCACCATAGTATCTGCGCTCAAATCAACAGAAGAGGCGTCAATAGAATTAACAGGAGAGGAACTAGTTTCTTCCTCGAATGACGCGTCAGACCCATCCTCAGATAAGACTGGCGAATTGGGTAAAACCCCTTCACCACCCTCAGAGGCTAACCGACGCTGAGCTCGCCTAatacgtgaaatagttctttcGATCTCAGGATCAAATGCGGCTAAGCTCGAATCCGGTAATGAGCGTgtcattcaatgaaagaaacatatagctcatggtaataaaatatattaagaaaaatgcaattatataaataaaaaaattatttacacCAACCAATAATTTAGCACACTGTTGTAACTCTCCGGCAACGGCGAAAAAAATTGACGGGTGGAAAAATGCTGGTTAAGAAATTTCAGTAAAAATCAGCGTTGCAAGTGCAGTTCTCAACCGACAAAAATTCCACTGTCAATTTTAAAAGGGTGTCACAATTTAGAATAATTAACTGGGAGTAGAATTCCCAGGTCATTTCCCAAAGACTTAACAAAAGAGTGCAATTTATTGGTCGGGGGTTTTCTGAGAAATTTGTAGAGTTAaaaatggaaaaataaataactaaaaattatgcaAGGAACAATTAACAGAGATGttgtatatttaaaataaaaggcCTTAGCTAGGATAATATTAATTGGAATTTCTATCCTTGTTGGCTTTCTCAAGTATAATAGTAAAAGGTTGTTGCTTCTACTTAGTTATCCTCTAACTAATAGAGGAAAGTTAAGTAGGTAATACCAACTCtaattcacaagtcctaatcatcTCCTAAGGAAGGATTGGAGTTAGTGAAAATCCAGTTGACAGCAATTTCCAATTACATATTAACACTTTAGTATTCTAACTCAAGGGCTTCctattaatcaactccaaagCCAAGTTGAAAACTCTACTCTATTAACATGAATGCCATTTCCACAAACATGTAAAGGGAGTAGATAGGAGACAtggtaattaaaaataaattaatagaaTTAAAATTGGTACTGATAATTAATTAAAGGAAATTCAGCATGCAAGGGAATTA includes:
- the LOC130962703 gene encoding uncharacterized protein LOC130962703, producing the protein MALYAKFLKELINKKRRWDEKEIVMLTQEYSAVIQRGIPPKFKDPGSFVISCTIGKMTLEKSLCDLGASINLISLSMMKKLAIEEIKPTRMSLVMADRSIKIPNGVMENLLVKVGEFIFPADFVILDTEEEGNNSIILGRSFLAATRAIIDVEKGEKFFRVHNEQMIINVFKSIQYSPE